The following nucleotide sequence is from Desulfofalx alkaliphila DSM 12257.
ATTTTAGGGATGCTATGCGGTGACTCCTTCTTTTTTGCTACTATGGAATTTTACGCTGCCATTCTCGGTACTTTTATATTACCAAAAACATGGATATGAGGTGATTTTTCCCTCTGGTGGTAAATTAGAAAACTTCGAGTTTCCTGACACTGTAATTAATGCGAGGTTGCCAAAGCCATCAAGGTCATCTGCTTCCCAGCTTTCACCTTCAACGGGATTTTGGGGTTGAAAGTGTTCAATGGAACTTCTAAATTGGAACTGCCACTCATCATATAATGGAGGAATAATTTCCTTGCCCAAATAAGAATAACCATTCTTATATAAAAGATAATCAAGGTAAGTAAATACGATTCTTTCAAAACCAAATCCACTAGAATTCTCAAACTTTGATTCGAAAACTTTTGTTTTGCAGTAATCTTCAAGTATTTCAATAATGTCACATGATTCATTTTCTAATAAGCTTGTTAATATTAATGAAATCCAATGCATAGTTTTAGGTGATGTGTAGGTTATACGCAAGCAGGATTGCAGAGTTCTTAGTTGTTTATTATTCTGACTATTGTCCTCACCAAATGTTCCTACATATTTGGGTTTATCACCTTTCCCATCATTATACCTTTCTAAACGTTGTAACGACCATTTCCCAGTTTCTTTATAATCTCTAGCATATTCACGTTTCAATATATATTTATCAAACAGTACACGGCATTTTAACATATGAAATAAAAAGTTCTTTGCTTTATCAGCGTCCCCCCAGGCCCATGATAAATTATTTAAGAAATGTTTATCATCAAGGGTTGAATCTTCCTCTTCTAAATTATTAAGTACAGCATTTATCTGAAGTAAAAAATTTGGGAACGAAATAATCGATTCAAAACGTTCATTCTCAACTTCATCCTTACTTATTTCATTATTAAAGAGTTTCTTGTTTTTTAGAATCTCAATCAAAGGAACTAAATTATTGTCTTCATCTTCACTATGAATAAATTCCTTAATTGTATCAAAATCGTTAATATTATCCCTGATACTAGACCAATCATTTGTAAAAAGATACTTTCTAACACTGGGATCAAAATTCATTTGTATATACGAGTCCATGTTAGAGCATTTTTCCCAAATCAATGCTGCCGTTTTTTTATCTTGTTCTGTATCCAATACTTCTAAAAATTTTGCTTTTGCTATTTCATGAAGTTCAAGTTGCTCGCCACGAGTATTCATGATTTCAAAATAATGATTTAAATCTATACCTTGTGGAACTTGTACACGAACAATAAAAACACTTTCCAGTTTTTTAGTTAAATCATTTTTATCTATATTATTAGATTTAAAATAGCTATCAATTATTTGATATCCCTTTAAGATTTCAACAGATGCTAATTCCTCTATTAGCTCATTCTTGTTTCCTTTGCTTAGCATGTTAAGGGTACGGTTTGATTTTTCCCGTGCTTCAAATCTCAACCCATCTTTAGCAAAATTCATACCAAGATAACTTTCTAATAGAAATAGTGTTGTCAACCTCTGTTGCCCGTCTATTACTTCATAAACATTATCATCCCTTTGATTAACAATTAGGTTTCCAAGAAAGTAATTTTTATTAGAGTCGCCAATAGAGCTATCAATATCTTCTATCAATTGTTCTATCTCCGATACTCCCCAAGCATAGTTGCGTTGATATATAGGAACTATATAATGAACATTAGTAAAAATTTTTGATACCGGTATGA
It contains:
- a CDS encoding DUF262 domain-containing protein; amino-acid sequence: MDKNIRIIPVSKIFTNVHYIVPIYQRNYAWGVSEIEQLIEDIDSSIGDSNKNYFLGNLIVNQRDDNVYEVIDGQQRLTTLFLLESYLGMNFAKDGLRFEAREKSNRTLNMLSKGNKNELIEELASVEILKGYQIIDSYFKSNNIDKNDLTKKLESVFIVRVQVPQGIDLNHYFEIMNTRGEQLELHEIAKAKFLEVLDTEQDKKTAALIWEKCSNMDSYIQMNFDPSVRKYLFTNDWSSIRDNINDFDTIKEFIHSEDEDNNLVPLIEILKNKKLFNNEISKDEVENERFESIISFPNFLLQINAVLNNLEEEDSTLDDKHFLNNLSWAWGDADKAKNFLFHMLKCRVLFDKYILKREYARDYKETGKWSLQRLERYNDGKGDKPKYVGTFGEDNSQNNKQLRTLQSCLRITYTSPKTMHWISLILTSLLENESCDIIEILEDYCKTKVFESKFENSSGFGFERIVFTYLDYLLYKNGYSYLGKEIIPPLYDEWQFQFRSSIEHFQPQNPVEGESWEADDLDGFGNLALITVSGNSKFSNLPPEGKITSYPCFW